One stretch of Bradyrhizobium canariense DNA includes these proteins:
- a CDS encoding crotonase/enoyl-CoA hydratase family protein, with protein MPAADVEMTGTDPKLLVETDGPVTVITINRPAVRNALDNETAASLTQALRAFDASPDAKVAVLTGAGGHFCAGADLKVLAAGQDYKPWAGDVDGPCHDILGKPVIAAVAGFACAGGLGIALRCDLRVAERSATFAVLSRRWGVPMSDGTTVRLPRLVGTGRALDMLLTARKIGGEEAVAIGLADRLAPDGEALKMAIELAHEISAFPQIAMRSDRLSAIRQWDLSEAEAIAQEMLLAAEARRLEARAGAASFAAGAGRHGTKREA; from the coding sequence ATGCCCGCTGCTGACGTCGAAATGACAGGCACAGACCCGAAATTGCTGGTCGAAACCGACGGGCCGGTGACGGTGATCACCATCAACCGGCCCGCGGTCCGCAACGCACTGGACAATGAGACCGCCGCGTCGCTGACACAGGCGCTGCGCGCCTTCGATGCATCCCCGGACGCCAAAGTCGCGGTCCTGACCGGCGCCGGCGGCCATTTCTGTGCCGGCGCCGATTTGAAAGTGCTTGCGGCGGGACAGGACTACAAGCCCTGGGCCGGCGACGTCGATGGTCCCTGTCATGATATCCTCGGCAAGCCGGTGATCGCAGCCGTCGCCGGCTTCGCCTGCGCCGGAGGGCTCGGCATCGCGCTGCGTTGCGATTTGCGCGTTGCGGAACGCTCCGCAACGTTCGCCGTGCTGTCGCGACGATGGGGCGTCCCGATGAGCGACGGGACCACGGTTCGCCTGCCGCGGTTGGTGGGCACCGGACGCGCACTGGATATGCTGCTGACCGCGCGCAAGATCGGCGGCGAAGAGGCTGTGGCCATCGGCCTTGCCGACCGGCTGGCGCCGGATGGCGAGGCGCTGAAGATGGCGATCGAGCTCGCCCACGAGATATCAGCCTTTCCGCAGATCGCCATGCGCTCGGACCGGCTCTCCGCCATCCGCCAGTGGGACCTGTCCGAGGCGGAAGCCATCGCGCAGGAGATGCTGCTTGCCGCCGAAGCGCGCCGCCTCGAAGCGCGCGCTGGCGCAGCCTCGTTCGCAGCCGGCGCCGGACGGCACGGCACGAAACGGGAGGCCTAG
- a CDS encoding NADPH:quinone oxidoreductase family protein, whose amino-acid sequence MRAVVGRTFGGIDNLRLETVPPPAMVPGGVRIDVRAAGISFANLLFIEGKHQNKPALPFIPGTEIAGVVTEIAADVSTGLRVGDRVCAGQPSGSFAEQAVIEADNVFKIPDSLDFDAATHFPTIYATAYSSLKWRAALEPGETLLVHGASGASGLAAVEIGRALGARVIATAGGDAKIAIAREHGAHDAIDYRRDDFRQAVLDLTGSRGADVVFDPVGGEVFDKSLRCVAPLARLIPMGFASGQIPSIPANLVLVKNLTVIGLYWGYYMGWAKQRPDNALRAKVRGLFEELFSLFDKGLLHPLVDVALPLADFAEGLRRVEQRASIGKVVLRPGE is encoded by the coding sequence ATGCGCGCTGTCGTGGGCCGCACGTTCGGCGGCATCGACAATCTGAGGCTCGAGACGGTTCCCCCGCCGGCCATGGTACCCGGCGGTGTGCGGATCGACGTCCGCGCCGCCGGCATCAGTTTTGCGAACCTGCTGTTCATCGAGGGCAAACATCAAAACAAGCCGGCGCTGCCGTTCATCCCGGGCACCGAGATTGCCGGCGTGGTCACCGAGATCGCTGCTGACGTGTCCACCGGGCTTCGGGTCGGAGACCGTGTCTGCGCCGGACAACCGTCCGGCAGCTTCGCCGAACAAGCTGTCATCGAAGCAGACAATGTCTTCAAGATCCCCGATAGCCTGGACTTCGATGCAGCGACACACTTCCCGACGATTTATGCGACAGCCTATTCATCGCTGAAGTGGCGCGCCGCGCTTGAGCCCGGCGAGACGTTGCTGGTTCATGGCGCGTCCGGCGCAAGCGGACTTGCGGCCGTCGAGATCGGCCGCGCCTTGGGCGCCCGCGTCATCGCAACCGCGGGCGGCGATGCCAAGATTGCAATCGCGAGAGAGCATGGCGCGCACGACGCCATCGACTATCGGCGCGATGATTTCCGGCAAGCGGTGCTTGACCTGACCGGTAGCCGCGGCGCCGATGTCGTATTCGATCCCGTGGGCGGCGAGGTATTCGACAAGTCACTGCGGTGCGTCGCGCCGCTCGCGCGATTGATTCCGATGGGTTTCGCGTCGGGCCAGATCCCGTCAATTCCCGCCAATCTGGTTCTCGTAAAGAACCTCACCGTGATCGGATTGTACTGGGGTTACTACATGGGCTGGGCAAAACAGCGGCCTGATAATGCCTTGCGGGCAAAGGTGCGCGGTCTTTTCGAGGAGCTGTTCTCGCTGTTCGATAAGGGCCTGCTGCACCCGCTCGTCGATGTGGCGCTGCCGCTTGCGGATTTCGCCGAAGGCCTGCGGCGCGTCGAACAGCGCGCGTCGATCGGCAAGGTCGTCCTGAGACCGGGAGAATAA
- a CDS encoding ABC transporter substrate-binding protein, whose product MRTVFSSALILAGMLASPAAAQVSDNVVRIGIVNDMGGIYADAGGKGSIIAAELAAEDFGGKVLNSPIEIVSADHQNKPDIAANLARQEYDSQGVDVIADGGSSAAALAMQNVSRERKKVILLSGPATAEVTGKSCSPYSFHWMYDTYALAAAPPEGVLKNGGDTWFFITADYAFGKSMESEATKRIVAAGGKVVGGVRSPLDTPDFSSFLLQAQGSGAKVLALATAGSDTSNAIKQAHEFNIIGGKTQVVTFLMFINDVDAMGLQNGQGLVSSTTYYHDLDDGSRAFAKRFWDKMGRPPSIVQAGVYSSVVHYLKAVAAAGTDDGTKVAAKMHEMPVNDAFTHNATIRADGRLLRDLYVTQVKTPAESKGPWDYWKIIATIPGDKAWRPAQESECPLLTSK is encoded by the coding sequence ATGAGAACAGTATTTTCGAGTGCCTTGATCCTTGCGGGCATGCTGGCATCGCCGGCGGCCGCGCAGGTATCCGACAACGTGGTTCGGATCGGCATCGTCAACGACATGGGCGGGATCTATGCCGACGCCGGCGGAAAAGGTTCGATCATCGCGGCAGAGCTCGCGGCCGAAGACTTCGGCGGCAAGGTATTGAACAGTCCGATCGAGATCGTCTCCGCCGATCACCAGAACAAGCCGGACATCGCGGCAAATCTGGCGCGTCAGGAATATGATTCACAAGGCGTCGACGTCATCGCAGATGGCGGGTCCTCGGCCGCGGCGCTCGCGATGCAGAACGTCTCGCGCGAGCGCAAGAAGGTCATCCTGTTGTCCGGACCCGCGACCGCGGAAGTCACCGGAAAATCATGTTCGCCTTACAGCTTCCACTGGATGTACGACACCTATGCGCTCGCCGCCGCACCGCCCGAGGGCGTGCTGAAGAACGGCGGCGATACCTGGTTCTTCATCACCGCCGATTATGCCTTCGGTAAATCGATGGAGAGCGAAGCGACCAAGCGGATCGTCGCCGCTGGCGGCAAGGTCGTCGGCGGCGTGCGCTCCCCGCTCGACACCCCGGACTTCTCCTCGTTCCTGCTGCAGGCGCAGGGGTCCGGCGCCAAAGTGCTGGCGCTGGCAACAGCCGGAAGCGATACCAGCAACGCCATCAAGCAGGCGCATGAGTTCAACATTATCGGCGGCAAGACCCAGGTCGTGACGTTCCTGATGTTCATCAACGACGTCGACGCCATGGGCCTTCAAAACGGCCAGGGCCTGGTTTCGTCGACAACATATTATCATGATCTCGACGACGGCAGCCGCGCCTTCGCCAAACGCTTCTGGGACAAGATGGGCCGGCCGCCCTCCATCGTGCAGGCTGGCGTCTACAGCTCCGTTGTGCACTATCTCAAGGCGGTGGCCGCGGCCGGTACCGATGACGGCACCAAGGTCGCGGCGAAAATGCACGAGATGCCGGTCAACGATGCGTTTACGCACAACGCGACCATCCGGGCCGACGGCCGTTTGCTGCGCGATCTCTACGTGACGCAAGTGAAGACGCCGGCGGAGTCCAAGGGACCGTGGGACTATTGGAAGATCATCGCGACCATCCCGGGCGACAAGGCCTGGCGGCCGGCACAGGAGAGCGAATGCCCGCTGCTGACGTCGAAATGA
- a CDS encoding CaiB/BaiF CoA transferase family protein, which yields MIKSNTPSHNAPYAGLRVLDLGQGVASPYCGELLASYGADVIKVEPPEGDWARRLGTTYGRHSALSAVYNRGKRGLCLDLKNAKGLEIAKRLAGKSDVFIEGFRPGVAARLGLGYETLSRENPGLIYLSISGFGQTGPYNQRPCTDSVAQAFSGLVSVNLGNDKVPHRVGTTVSDISTGVYAFQAVQAALFARATVGTGRWIDVSLTQSTAALVGHKLAEYMLEGGTPRALNVPAGSYRTSNGWLMVTLVSEPQYQRLCRVLGREDLAQDPRYNDFAKRSDAADQLIAEVAQAFLQDTTEAWLRRLQAADIIADRILSNGDWLQDTHVKAIGAAIATDTPGMGIVHVARTPGLTGEHEDGLTAAPDVGQHSRAVLLENGYDERTVDQLVSSGAVREAAS from the coding sequence ATGATTAAATCAAACACGCCGTCTCACAACGCGCCCTACGCCGGACTTAGGGTTCTTGATCTCGGCCAGGGCGTTGCGTCGCCCTATTGCGGTGAATTGCTCGCGAGCTACGGCGCGGATGTCATCAAGGTCGAGCCGCCTGAAGGCGATTGGGCGCGCCGGCTAGGGACGACCTATGGAAGGCATTCGGCGCTCTCGGCCGTCTATAATCGCGGCAAGCGCGGCCTTTGTCTCGATCTCAAGAACGCCAAGGGCCTCGAGATAGCGAAGCGGCTCGCCGGCAAATCCGACGTCTTTATCGAAGGGTTTCGGCCGGGTGTCGCGGCCAGATTGGGTCTGGGATACGAAACCTTATCGCGCGAAAATCCGGGGCTGATTTATCTTTCGATCAGCGGCTTTGGCCAAACCGGACCCTATAACCAGCGCCCGTGCACGGACTCGGTGGCGCAAGCATTTTCCGGCCTGGTTTCGGTCAATCTCGGAAACGACAAGGTGCCGCATCGCGTGGGCACGACGGTCTCCGATATCTCCACCGGTGTCTACGCGTTTCAGGCCGTGCAGGCGGCACTGTTTGCGCGCGCGACCGTCGGCACCGGCCGATGGATCGACGTCAGCCTGACGCAATCGACGGCCGCGCTAGTCGGACACAAACTGGCCGAATACATGCTTGAGGGAGGTACCCCGCGCGCGCTCAATGTGCCCGCGGGTTCGTACCGCACCAGCAACGGCTGGCTGATGGTGACGCTCGTGAGCGAGCCGCAATACCAGCGCCTGTGCCGGGTGCTTGGGCGCGAAGATCTTGCGCAAGACCCGCGCTACAATGATTTTGCCAAGCGATCGGACGCCGCGGATCAACTGATCGCCGAAGTTGCCCAAGCCTTTCTGCAGGACACAACGGAGGCCTGGCTCCGCCGCCTGCAGGCAGCCGATATCATCGCAGACCGGATCCTGAGCAACGGCGATTGGCTTCAGGATACCCACGTCAAGGCGATTGGTGCTGCGATCGCCACCGACACGCCGGGTATGGGTATCGTTCACGTGGCGCGCACGCCGGGGCTGACGGGAGAACACGAGGATGGATTGACGGCGGCGCCGGATGTCGGACAGCACAGCCGGGCCGTGCTGCTCGAAAACGGATACGACGAGCGAACCGTAGATCAACTCGTCAGTTCCGGGGCGGTCCGCGAGGCAGCAAGCTAG
- a CDS encoding CaiB/BaiF CoA transferase family protein yields MTTADYAGLRVLDVSQGFAGPYCGAILARGGATVIKVEPPAGDWARTIGGAIDGHTAFSLVPNIGKRAICIDGTKPDGRAVLLRLAQQVDVVIQNFRPGAVERLGIGDAQLRLDKPDLIYLSILGFGPGPYAKRPATDTVIQGFTGMMVMNRDARGTPRRIGMLAVDTAAGVYAAQQVGAALYSRLAGRGGRHIRISLVEVAAAFQSMPIIDHAMHRGQPGPPLSVPIGTFATSDGHINLSCVSTAMFHGLCRAIGRTDWIDDPRFASESSRLAHASEITSAVTAILATQPGQHWIDAFEAHDVLCGPVQDYDAFLDDVHTRQSAHVATLTGGGFEGMPLMLLPGTGEAGTKLPQAPALGAHTREILSEYGYGASEIESLVGSRAVINVTKEEKGKS; encoded by the coding sequence GTGACTACTGCGGACTATGCGGGGCTACGGGTGCTGGACGTTAGCCAAGGCTTCGCGGGACCGTATTGTGGGGCCATCCTTGCGCGTGGCGGCGCCACCGTCATCAAGGTCGAGCCGCCGGCCGGCGACTGGGCGCGCACCATCGGCGGCGCGATCGACGGACATACGGCGTTCAGTCTGGTCCCGAATATCGGCAAGCGCGCGATCTGCATCGACGGGACGAAGCCCGACGGGCGCGCCGTTCTGCTGCGCCTGGCACAGCAAGTCGATGTCGTGATCCAGAATTTCCGCCCGGGCGCCGTTGAGCGGCTTGGGATCGGCGATGCGCAGCTTCGCCTGGATAAGCCTGACCTGATTTACCTGTCGATCCTTGGTTTCGGCCCCGGCCCCTACGCGAAGCGGCCCGCGACGGACACGGTGATCCAGGGCTTTACCGGCATGATGGTGATGAACCGCGACGCACGCGGTACACCGCGCCGGATCGGCATGTTGGCGGTCGATACCGCGGCCGGTGTCTATGCCGCGCAACAAGTCGGCGCGGCGCTGTACTCCCGTCTCGCAGGGCGCGGCGGCCGTCACATCAGGATATCCCTGGTCGAAGTGGCAGCCGCATTCCAGTCGATGCCGATCATCGATCACGCGATGCATCGAGGGCAGCCGGGTCCGCCGCTGAGCGTACCGATCGGGACATTTGCGACCTCGGACGGTCACATCAATCTGTCCTGCGTGTCGACGGCGATGTTTCATGGCCTGTGCCGTGCCATCGGCCGAACAGACTGGATCGATGATCCCCGCTTCGCGTCGGAAAGCAGCCGGCTTGCGCACGCCAGCGAGATCACATCTGCGGTCACGGCGATCCTGGCGACGCAACCCGGCCAGCATTGGATAGACGCCTTCGAAGCGCACGACGTGCTCTGCGGCCCGGTCCAGGACTACGACGCCTTCCTCGACGATGTTCACACGCGCCAGTCCGCGCATGTCGCGACGCTGACCGGCGGCGGCTTCGAAGGGATGCCGCTGATGCTGTTGCCCGGCACAGGGGAAGCGGGAACCAAGCTGCCTCAAGCTCCCGCGCTCGGCGCGCACACGCGGGAAATCCTCTCCGAATACGGTTACGGGGCCTCCGAGATCGAAAGTCTTGTTGGTTCCCGTGCAGTCATCAACGTAACAAAAGAAGAAAAGGGGAAATCATGA